The genomic window CGCCTTCCGCCAACCCGAACAGCAACATCAAGCGTTAATCGACATCGCTCGCCTTCCGGAAGGACGAATTATTATTGCGCGGCACCAGCAAACGATCGTCGGCTATGTGACGTTTTTGTATCCTGACCCACTTGAGCGCTGGTCGGAAGGAAAAATGGAGAATTTAATTGAATTAGGGGCAATTGAAGTCATCCCCGAATTTCGCGGCTATCAAGTCGGTAAAAATTTATTAATCGTGTCGATGATGGATGATGCGATGGAGGACTATATTATCATCACAACCGAGTATTATTGGCATTGGGATTTGAAGCGGACAGGCCTTAACGTATGGGAGTATCGAAAAGTGATGGAGAAAATGATGAATGCCGGCGGTCTCGTTTGGTATGCGACCGATGATCCAGAGATATGCTCCCACCCAGCCAACTGTTTAATGGCGCGCATCGGAAAACGAGTCGATCAAGAGTCGATTCAAAAATTTGACCGTCTTCGGTTTATGAATCGGTTTATGTATTAGGGGAAAACAAAGGGGGAGGGTTACGAATGATTGTCGAGCAAATCATGAAAACAAACGTGGCAACACTTCAGCCACATCAGACAATTGCCGAAGCGATACAGCTATTAAAGCAGCACCGAATCCGCCATCTTCCGATCGTCGACGAAGAGCAACACGTCGTCGGCATTGTGACAGACCGCGATATTCGCGATGTCAGTCCATCGATTTTTGATGCATGTGAACATTTAGAGGATTTTGAAAAACCAGTTCATACGATTATGAAAACGGATGTGATTACCGGTCATCCACTCGATTTCGTCGAAGAAGTTGCCGCTTTATTTTACGAAAATCGCATTAGCTGTTTGCCGATTACGAAAGACAGAAAGCTCGTCGGCATTATTACAGAAACGGACTTATTATATACGCTTGTGCAACTAACAGGAGCACACCAACCTGGCTCACAAATCGAAGTGAAAGTGCCGAATTTGAGCGGCATATTAAGCGAAGTAACGGCCGTTTTTGCGAAGCGAAATGTGAATATTGCTAGCGTCCTTGTCTACCCTGATAAAGATGAACGCTATAAAATTCTCGTATTCCGCATTCAAACGATGAATCCTATTCAAGTAATCGGCGATTTAAAAAGCGCGGGGTATACCGTATTATGGCCGAACTTGCCGGGGGTTTCATCATGAAAACAAGTTGCGTATTCGTGTATTCAGATGACTTTCAGCTTTACAAATTTCATGATGCACACCCGTTCAACCAGTTGAGGGTAAAACTGACGTATGAATTACTGAGGGAGATGCAAGCACTAACGGATGAGCAAATTGTTTCCCCGCGCATGGCGACAGA from Anoxybacillus amylolyticus includes these protein-coding regions:
- a CDS encoding GNAT family N-acetyltransferase, with the translated sequence MEHKKTYNAKELKTPKGTLIIEGPVPAEKLAAYEFHHDLTAFRQPEQQHQALIDIARLPEGRIIIARHQQTIVGYVTFLYPDPLERWSEGKMENLIELGAIEVIPEFRGYQVGKNLLIVSMMDDAMEDYIIITTEYYWHWDLKRTGLNVWEYRKVMEKMMNAGGLVWYATDDPEICSHPANCLMARIGKRVDQESIQKFDRLRFMNRFMY
- a CDS encoding acetoin utilization AcuB family protein, translating into MIVEQIMKTNVATLQPHQTIAEAIQLLKQHRIRHLPIVDEEQHVVGIVTDRDIRDVSPSIFDACEHLEDFEKPVHTIMKTDVITGHPLDFVEEVAALFYENRISCLPITKDRKLVGIITETDLLYTLVQLTGAHQPGSQIEVKVPNLSGILSEVTAVFAKRNVNIASVLVYPDKDERYKILVFRIQTMNPIQVIGDLKSAGYTVLWPNLPGVSS